GGAACAGGCCGAGAAGATCTTCGACCTGCTGATGGGCAACGACGTCGCCCCGCGCAAGGAGTTCATCGTGGACTCGGCGGCCACCCTGGACCGTTCGCGCATCGACGCCTGACGCTCTGCTGCCGCGAGGGCCCTCCACCCACGGGTGGAGGGCCCTCGCGGCTGCGCCTCCACCCCCGGTCCACCCCGGCTCCGATCACCGGGCGGCGCCGGATCCGTAGCGTCGGAGAGGTCAGCCCAAGCTTCCCGTCGGGACGGAGAGTCCGATGACCGCCCTCGTCAACGTCGTTGTCATCCTCGTGGTGATGGCCCTGGTGGCGCAGCGCCAGATGCGGGCCCGGCGCCTCGACACCGAACGCCGTTTCTGGCTGCTGCCGCTCATCCTCGGTGTGCTCGCCCTGCGCGACCCGCAGCTCATCGACCACCAGCACACGGCGGTCTCCGCCGCCCTGCTCGCCTGCGGGCTGGTGGCGGTGCTCGCCATGGGGTCCGTCTGGGGCTGGACCGTCCGGCTCTGGCAGGCCGCGGACGGCTCGGTGTGGGCCAAGGGCACCAAGGCCACCGTGGCCGCCTGGTCCGGCATGATCGCCGTCCGGGTCGGCCTGTACGGCCTCGGCACGGTCCTGCACGTCCACCAGGCGGGCAGCGCGCTGCTCCTCAGCCTCGCGGTCCTGCTGCTGACCCGGTCGCTCGTGGTGAACTGGAGGGCGCGAACCATGGAGCTGCCCCGGCAGGCCACCGCGATCGGCTGACCGGACTTCGGCCGTCCACGTTCGAGATCGCCGAGGAGGCACCCGTGACCGGGTGGTACTGGACCCGCTGGCCGTCCCGCGAGGGGCTGGAGCGCGACGCCGAGAGCCGGCCGCGCCGGGTCCTCACCCTGCTCGGGCGGATCGTGCTGCTCGTCACCGTCACCTGGGGGACGTTCTCCGACGGCCGTTACCACGGCTGGGCGGTCGCGGCCGTCGCCACCGGACTGGTCGCCGTGGTGGGGCTGAGCACCCTGTACCTGCGCGCCACGCGGGAACAGCGGCTGGCGTCCTCGCTCGTCACAGCCGCCGCGCTGCTCGGTGTCGCCTGGCTGGCCGACTGGGGCCAGGCCTACCCGCTGGCCGACTTCACCTGGTTCGGGCTGGCCGTGACCGCGTTGGTCCGGCTGCCGCCCGCACCCGCCCTGGCCGTCGCGGCGGCGGCGCTGGGCTCCTACACCGCGGTCAGCTGGGCGAGTTGGCTGAGCATCGTCTCATCGGTCGGCGGGCTCACGCTGCTGGGCTTCCTGCTGCGGCTGGACATCGAGGCGCGCGGCACCGCCCGCCGGCTGCTCGCCCAGGAACGCGCCGCCCGGGCCGCCGAGGCGGAGAGCGTGGCGCTCGCCGAACGGGCCAGGATCGCCCGGGAGATCCACGACGTGCTCGCCCACAGCCTCTCCGCGCAGCTCGTCCACCTGGAGGCGGCCCGGCTGATGCTGGACGCCGGCACCGACCGCGAGCAGATCCGCGAACGGGTCGTCGCCGCGCGGCGGATGGCCCAGGACGGCCTCGCCGAGACCCGGCAGGCGCTGTCCGCGCTGCGCGGCGAACTCACCCCGGTGGGAGACTTCCTGGTCGAGCTGACCGGGCGCGAACGGGCCGCGCTCACCGTCACCGGCGCGGCCCGGCCGATCGCCGCCGAGGCCGCGCTGGCGGTGCGGCGCACCGCGCAGGAGGCGGTGACGAACGTCCGCAAGCACGCGCCAGGTGCCCGGTGCGCCATCGAACTGCGGTACCTGCCGGGCGCGGTGGAGCTGGAGGTGAGCAACACCCGGGCGCCGCGCGGCGAAGCGCCCGGGGAGCTGGCGGCCAGCGGCAGCGGGTACGGTCTGCTCGGGATGCGCGAACGCGCGGAACTGCTCGGCGGCACCCTGCTGGCGGGCCCGGAGGACGGAGGGTGGCGCGTGCTGCTGCGGGTGCCGGCATGACCGGTGAGTCGACCAGAGTGCTGGTCGCGGACGACCAGACGGTGGTGCGCGAGGGCATCGTGATGCTGCTCGGGCTGCTGCCCGGGATCGAGGTGGTCGGCGCGGCGGCGGACGGGGAGGAGGCCGTTGCCCTCGTGGAGCGGCATCGCCCCGACGTGGTGCTCATGGACCTGCGGATGCCGCGCTGCGACGGCGTCGAGGCGACCCGGCGGATCCGGGCGGCGCACCCGGAGACCGAGGTCGTGGTGCTCACGACCTTCGCCGACGACGACTCGCTGTTCCCGGCGCTCCAGGCCGGGGCGCGCGGCTACCTCACCAAGGACGCCGGGGGCGAGGAGATCGCCCGGGCCATCGCGGACGTGCGCTCGGGCGCGGCCGGGCTCTCGCCCCAGGTCCAACTCCGGCTGCTGGAAAGGCTGTCGGAGACGCCATCCGCAGCCCCGCCCGAGCAGCCGACCGCGTCCGCCCGGCCGCGGGAGCTGCCCGACGGGTTGACCGCCCGCGAGGCGGAGGTGCTGGCGCTGATCGCCGAGGGGTTCTCCAACACCGAGATCGCCCAGCGGCTGTTCGTCAGCCCGGCCACCGTGAAGACGCACATCAACAACCTGTTCGCGAAGACCGGCGTGCGGGACCGCGCGCAGGCCGTCGCGTACGCCTTCCGACACGGAATCACCGGTACGCAGCAGTAGTCGGATGAATGTCCGTCGGATGATCGACCCCCTCATCGAGTGAACGTATCTGCAATGGCCAAAGACGCTGCTCAGGGGCCCCCATGATGGTTCGGGTCAGAGTGCCCTCCGGTTCAGGAGCAGCAGTGCCACAGCAGCAAACAAGCAGTCCCGAGCAGGGGCAGCAATTCGACTGGTGGGCCGCACCGGTCGCCACCTCCGCCGTCCAGGGGATCGAGGCCGTCCCGTCGGCCCCCGTCCGGACGGAGCAGTTGGTACCGGCTCAGCCCGCGCCCGTCGCGGCCGTCGTCCCCGCTGTCCTCGCAGTGCCCGCTCCCACCGCGCAAGCCGCCGACAGTACCGAGGTGTACCGGGCCGTCCAGCGCAGCGAGGTCTTCCAGGAGATCCGCCGCAGCTACCGGGCGTTCGTCTTCCCGGCCAGCTTCGCCTTCCTCGGCTGGTACCTGACGTACGTCGCCGCCCAGGCCGCCGCGCCCGGCCTGATGCGCACCCCGGTGGCCGGCCCGCTCAACGTCGCCTGGCTGCTCAGCCTGCTGCAGTTCGCCTCCACCTTCCTGCTCACCTGGCTCTACGCCCGCAACGCCCGCACCAAGCGCGACCGCGCCGCCCGGGGCCTGCGCTGGGACACCCAGGACCAGCTGCGATGACGACCTCGATGACAACAGCCACCCCGCCCCCCGTCGCCCCCACCGGCGACCACCACGACCTCGCGATCGTGCTCTTCGCCGTCGTCGTCCTGGTCACCCTCGGGATCACCGTGCTGGTCGGCCGCCGTGGCAGCGCCGCCGAGGACTTCTACGCCGGCGGCCGGGACTTCACCCCGT
The nucleotide sequence above comes from Streptomyces kaniharaensis. Encoded proteins:
- a CDS encoding CcdC protein domain-containing protein, which gives rise to MTALVNVVVILVVMALVAQRQMRARRLDTERRFWLLPLILGVLALRDPQLIDHQHTAVSAALLACGLVAVLAMGSVWGWTVRLWQAADGSVWAKGTKATVAAWSGMIAVRVGLYGLGTVLHVHQAGSALLLSLAVLLLTRSLVVNWRARTMELPRQATAIG
- a CDS encoding sensor histidine kinase, with translation MTGWYWTRWPSREGLERDAESRPRRVLTLLGRIVLLVTVTWGTFSDGRYHGWAVAAVATGLVAVVGLSTLYLRATREQRLASSLVTAAALLGVAWLADWGQAYPLADFTWFGLAVTALVRLPPAPALAVAAAALGSYTAVSWASWLSIVSSVGGLTLLGFLLRLDIEARGTARRLLAQERAARAAEAESVALAERARIAREIHDVLAHSLSAQLVHLEAARLMLDAGTDREQIRERVVAARRMAQDGLAETRQALSALRGELTPVGDFLVELTGRERAALTVTGAARPIAAEAALAVRRTAQEAVTNVRKHAPGARCAIELRYLPGAVELEVSNTRAPRGEAPGELAASGSGYGLLGMRERAELLGGTLLAGPEDGGWRVLLRVPA
- a CDS encoding response regulator transcription factor, which translates into the protein MTGESTRVLVADDQTVVREGIVMLLGLLPGIEVVGAAADGEEAVALVERHRPDVVLMDLRMPRCDGVEATRRIRAAHPETEVVVLTTFADDDSLFPALQAGARGYLTKDAGGEEIARAIADVRSGAAGLSPQVQLRLLERLSETPSAAPPEQPTASARPRELPDGLTAREAEVLALIAEGFSNTEIAQRLFVSPATVKTHINNLFAKTGVRDRAQAVAYAFRHGITGTQQ
- a CDS encoding DUF485 domain-containing protein, yielding MPQQQTSSPEQGQQFDWWAAPVATSAVQGIEAVPSAPVRTEQLVPAQPAPVAAVVPAVLAVPAPTAQAADSTEVYRAVQRSEVFQEIRRSYRAFVFPASFAFLGWYLTYVAAQAAAPGLMRTPVAGPLNVAWLLSLLQFASTFLLTWLYARNARTKRDRAARGLRWDTQDQLR